Proteins co-encoded in one Quercus robur chromosome 8, dhQueRobu3.1, whole genome shotgun sequence genomic window:
- the LOC126696355 gene encoding uncharacterized protein LOC126696355, translating into MAQIDNPIIGLTEEDVRRLYHPHDDALVVSIWIEDYNTHRVLVDNGSSAYIFYYPAFQQMRLDRERLVPVNAPLVGFGGTRVHPLGAITLFVMVGDYLQQISKDVTFLVVDCSFVYDAILGHPTLNSWKAVTSTYHLMIKFPTKYRVGEVRGDQVVAREWYIAMLEMDDHLQTMCIEEQRTVAKLVEELKEVLLDDARPERTTRIGTLASRLVRQALTAFLKANQDVFAWSHEDMLGIDPSIIVHKLNVSPSFSPIHFVKELIPETGLEGLWQKASDKNAAKHFDWIRKLYNYMTPYVSSFPRQAYVNYRDHDLGINNHTNFVQASSWGNRYIKDNFNKLVKVKRNVERKSRITLFWV; encoded by the exons ATGGCACAAATCGACAACCCTATCATCGGGCTCACGGAGGAAGATGTCAGGCGCCTCTACCACCCTCACGACGACGCGCTTGTGGTTAGCATTTGGATAGAAGATTACAACACCCACCGGGTCCTTGTGGATAATGGGAGCTCCGCCTACATCTTCTATTACCCGgcattccagcagatgaggCTAGACAGAGAACGGCTAGTTCCTGTTAACGCGCCACTCGTCGGGTTCGGAGGGACAAGGGTACACCCACTAGGAGCCATCACTTTATTCGTAATGGTCGGAGATTACCTTCAGCAGATCTCCAAGGATGTCACTTTCCTAGTTGTTGATTGTTCATTTGTGTACGACGCCATATTAGGTCATCCTACTTTGAATTCATGGAAGGCCGTAACCTCAACCTACCATCTCATGATTAAGTTTCCTACTAAGTACAGAGTGGGAGAAGTAAGAGGAGATCAAGTGGTAGCACGCGAATGGTACATTGCTATGTTGGAGATGGACGACCATTTGCAGACCATGTGCATAGAAGAACAGCGGACGGTAGCAAAACTTGTGGAAGAGCTGAAAGAAGTACTCCTTGATGATGCTAGGCCAGAACGGACAACGAGGATAGGAACCTTGGCCAGCCGGCTTGTGCGACAAGCACTCACGGCATTCTTGAAGGCAAACcaggatgtgttcgcctggagtcaTGAGGACATGCTAGGAATTGATCCGTCAATCATAGTCCACAAGTTGAATGTCTCACCCTCATTCTCTCCTatcc ACTTTGTCAAAGAACTAATTCCAGAGACAGGACTTGAGGGACTCTGGCAAAAAGCCAGTGATAAAAATGCAGCAAAGCATTTTGACTGGATTAGGAAGCTTTACAACTACATGACTCCTTATGTTTCATCGTTTCCAAGGCAAGCTTATGTGAATTATAGAGATCATGATTTAGGGATAAACAACCACACAAACTTTGTACAAGCAAGTTCTTGGGGGAACAGATATATCAAGGACAACTTCAACAAATTGGTAAAAGTGAAGAGAAACGTAGAGAGAAAGTCAAGAATAAcacttttttgggtttag